The DNA window ATGTGGAGGAGAAATGCTGTCACTGTGGAGGACAACACAGGGTGACATTTGGGTGTGGATGCAATGTAAGAAAGATAAAATCAGTCCGGTTAAAGTGGTCAATAAAATCAGTGAAGAGGGTCCAAAATGAAAAGCAGAGTGAGAATATTGCCATGTCAACAGAAAATGGGATTCTCTGTATGGCGTACGTCATAAATTGTGTGGAAATTGcagtaaaacagaaaacagaaaggAAAGCATGATTTCTGTTTCAGTGTTATAAATaaagctattttgtctcgtgAAGGGCACCGCGTCACTTTCGacgtataaaatttaggagaaagcgacgacaaaccttttatctgtcttgtaatctgaaggttgctacaggaattagatgAGTTCTCGAtagccagaggtcttttgtcgaacccaaacacacacaaatgatacaggtagtgaatttttatagaaaatttcaTGAGCTCTACCAGGGGAATCTACAAGGAAACAAGGCAGGAAAAAGCAAACGGAGGACAAACATTGGTAGGAAGAGGCTgagcttgtgatgtgagggtggaatgagcgtgTATTGACAATGCAAAgagctgggggttcctgttcttgttcatctaaacacaaatatgcaccaatctgtactttcAGTCGCCCACAAGATGGAATTACTTTGCATGGAACAGAATTTACGCAGGCTGGTCGATTTCCTGGATGTTTGGCCGGTCTGGTCTGCaaggggaacaggtggatttggcggaaaagtagggggggaaaaaggagaGCGGATAAAAAAATGTTCCCAGGCAGGGCGGCCGGAGCCCGTATGTCGCTATTCGCACCcgaaagggtagctcggagcgctggcAGGATGCCCTGCGGCGGGGAggggtccgatgtgtcctcgccacctcatggtgcgaggtggggcttcctggctaagccagtcttcggcaagttggtcgaacGAGAGCCAGCAAACAGCGGGTTCCTCACCTTCTTGGTGATCAAGCCagtgtccccccaaaaaaagtatttgttgaTGAGAcacttcaggctggctgggggtgaAAGTTAATTGACTTCGTGTCCGAGTGAGAAACCAGTGTCCGTATCGCAGCTTTGATGAGCTACttgggactggctggtaattcatttagcgtccgtgtgcGAAGTTAAATCTAGCATCCCCGTGGCCGTCTATCTCGGCGGGGGAGCGGAGACAGCGATGTAGCTCAGTCCGGGGTTTGGGGGTCAGTGCCTTTGGGCGAGAGCATGTCCATTACATTGGTGTCATTACTTTACATTTTGGCAACACACAACAATTACATGTAACGAGTTCGAGACGGTAACTCAATATAAAATTGCAGCTTGCGGTCACTTGCGGTTAACTTCTAAACTGCAAACTCCTTTCAGCTGGGAagcaaaatgtaaattttttgcGTGAAGGCTACCAAGTTCTTCTTAAACCTGTTGGTTTTCAACTTTCAgttctgctatttttcaatgcaAAGATCATGGCAGTTAATGTCAACATTGTTTTCTTTCGTAAAAATTCAAGGACAGTATCAGAACGTTTCCTTGAAacacttttaaaatgtcaaacatgAATTCAATATTTACCTGGTACTGAGGAAACAATTCtttttcaattctttttaatggggaaaattgatttgatgtaCAAGTAAATGGAGTCACCCTCACTGTTTTAAGCAGTCTACTTTATTCAGTATCACATATACACGTTACAGTTTAGCACCAAaagtcagggtttttttttacagtctatttcaatcaatcgttcacttatttgatattgacgtcactaaaacattggacaaaatgcatgcatgctcaagaaaatgaaactggcactcatttccaataatatcaatacattttggagcaattggtaaataactaattccCTTTCGAACACCCCTTTTtcatcaacaaaattgaaaattgaaaagcaCTGGCATAGCTGGTGTGGGAAAAGGAATGTACCGTACGATGAAGTGGCAGTAATTGGTCATATTTGTATATCGCAGCTGTCAGGTGGAATCCCctcaccttcaaaatgacaacttttcaggaaattgctggagtttccaaacaccgcctTGTTCAAGCTGGTATTACGTTGGATATCTTACattgctgtcatatatcattgcatcacatgaacaacagctCGTACTCcgaaatgatgttcaatcacgAATTGTATGTGCTTCTCATGACAAACTATTATGATCAGCCCAATATTTGAGCTTTTATGGATCAGATCATATCAAATCAGATCAGCCGCAGTTTCGGGACAGGAGACCTTCGTTTTGGGTCGTCCGACATTATGACAGTCCACATCTGTCACACAATGCCATCTGCAGAAACAAATTTGTGATCTATACATGTATTTGAtcgatacatacatacatacagtgggtacggaaagtattcggacccccttaaatttttcactctgtgttatcttgcagccatttgctaaaatcacatAATTCTTCTCctccttaatgtacacacagaaccccatattgacagaaaaaaaaataatggttgaaatttttgcagatttttcacacagccataagtattccgaccctttgctgtgacactcatatattgaactcgggtgctgtccatttcttctgatcatccttcaaatggttctacaccttcatcggagtccagctgtgttagATTATACTGAtcggacttgatgaggaaatccaggtgtgaaaaacttgttgcatcattcccaaaaagactcatggctgtattcgctcaaaagggcgcttctactaaatattgagcaaagggtcggaattcttatggctgtgtgatatttcagttattcttttttaataaatctgcaaaaatttcaacaattccgcttttttctgtcaatatggggtgctgtgtgtacattaaggaggagaaaaaaatgaacctcaatgattttagcaaattacGACCGAGTTTATTTTGGaggcatttttttcctgtagACATTTATAAGTCCAGCACCATGGAATAAGTGTCCATGTTCTCACCTTTGCTAAATggcaaatggactgcacttatgtaACGCTTCATCTTCAcgatcacagtgcccaaagcgctctattaagcctcacattcacccattcacacacatattcaTAGACCActgggcggctgctgccgtgcaaggcgctgccaggctcactgggagcaaattagggttcggtgtcttgcccaaggacacttccacatacggacagtcggagccagggttcgaaccggcgacccttcggtcactggacgaccctcTTTCCCACCACCTTTAACTCGTCCCTTTTAAGTATTTTGGCAACAGTGTTCATTCTCAACACTCACGGGGCTTTTAGAAACTATATGGACAAGAAGAAGATACATACAATAAAAGCTGGTACACAGAATACAAGCATGTCGATTTCTGTCAGTAACATAGTAATTActtttatattaaacatttacatttgcattaaaagcTTCTTGATCACTGCTTGTCTCACCAGgacacttgtgtgtcttaacCCGAGCCTTACGagagaacctttgaccacaacctgagcaggaaaaaggtttctcaccagtgtgtgtacttgtgtgcatttttaagtaGCCCTTCTgcgtgaatctttgaccacaaactgagcatccaaaaggcttctcaccagtgtgtgttcttgtgtgtgttattaAACTTCCCTTttgggagaatctttgaccacaaactgagcaggcaaaaggtttctcaccagtgtgcattctagtgtgtatttttaaggttcccttttgggagaatctttgaccacaaactgagcatgcaaaaggtttctcaccagtgtgcgttctagtgtgtatttttaagctttccttttgggagaatctttgaccacaaactgagcatgcaaaaggcttctcaccggcgtgtgttcttgtgtgtatttttaagttacTCTTCACagagaacctttgaccacaaactgagcaggaaaaaggtttctcaccagtgtgggttcttgtgtgaccTGTCAAATGTCGCTTGTGAGGGAATCCtttcccacaaactgagcatacaaaaggtttctcaccagtgtgggttcttgtgtgcatttttaagtaTCCCTTCTgtgtgaatctttgaccacaaactgagcatccaaaaggtttctcaccagtgtgggttcttgtgtgtatttttaagctttcctttcgggagaatctttgaccacaaactgagcatgcaaaaggtttttcaccagtgtgtgtttttgtgtgtatttttaagtgttgCTTCTGagagaacctttgaccacaaactgagcatgcaaaaggtttctcaccagtgtgcgttcttgtgtgtatttttaacctTTCCTTtcgggagaatctttgaccgcaaactgagcatgcaaaaggtttctcaccagtgtgcgttcttgtgtgtatttttaagcttccctttcgggagaatctttgaccacaaactgagcaggcaaaaggtttctcaccagtgtgcgttcttgtgtgtatttttaagcttccctttcgggagaatctttgaccgcaaactgagcatgcaaaaggtttctcaccagtgtgtattttcatgtgtcGTTTGAAATTGCTCTTAGAAGCAAAGGTTTTCCtacatttagaacatttccagcatttattggtagtgtgacatgtcatatcaccttccaactgttcatcaacatcatcatcatcatcaccgtctgtttgtgatcctccacagtggtttCCATCACTTGAGATGTTGCTGTTTGGTGGCTCCGCCCCTCGTCTCTCCTCACttcgaccttcatcttcactcttcaaagggacaccagtcgatggaaccttgatgatttcctcctgctcttcctctttcaTGTGAAggaactcttcctcctcctctttgatgtgttgaacctcttcatcctcctcttcctctttgatgtgaggGGACACTGACTGCTGCCGCTCAGGATGAAGATTTTCACTGACGTCTGcaagacaaaagaagacaaacacaaatgggTCAAATCTAATTTGTTTACAATATTGACAACCACCTTGGTCCTCGATCCTGTTTACACGTTAGCGCCTTCAACCAGAGAGCCTAATGGGACTAATGGGCTGACGCAAAATAGCAGAACAGCGGGACGCAGCAAAGTTGGGCGAACCTTCAATGTggattgttggatttatcttacccaacattataaaaaatagacacaaaaggaatgaagacgctggtttctttttctcatgaggagggcgtatgggagattgttcagatcacagcctctcaacacgctctaaacaatccccccccctcgctcctgcatttatttgaaataggagggatttacaaatcataatgttctaagcaataagacacaacacaaaatattggaccaacacttgtcccgacccaaccacatccgatcacgtccttggtccaggcgcccttcgaaaagatgactcagcaccgttttttgtttttttgacacgtCATCATCCATagaagttgaaaaaagtaatgctaTTTGTGACAAAGTAAGGAAGAGAAATCATAGGTTTCAAATTTAAAGCGTGAAAGTAAAttgttgaaagtaaaaaaaaaaaaaaaaagtatagacACCTAAAAATGTACTTAGGTACAGTAAAgaataatatgtacagtaatcAAACTGCGATAGATGAACCGCAATATCGCGGAGGGTTTACTGccaagtacagtaaaccctctGCGATAAGACTGATTTGACTTGGCGACAAATGTTTACTCAACTCGCCGACAAGACACAAAAAGGGCAAAAATCTTCCTCGCAATTTCCCAAACAAGTCGTGTAGGTTGTATAACACTGTTACAACTTTGATCACACAACAATGGCCACAAGCCTTTCAGATCTTCTGAAATTTGGCCTACAAACCTCAATCCACATCATCATGAGGGGATGCCATCAGACTACACGCTATTggatatgataaaaaaaaattatatgtaactgttggatttatcttacccaacattataaaaaatagacacaaaaggaatgaagacgctggtttctttttctcatgaggagggcgaatgggagattgttcagatcacagcctctcaacacactctaaacaatctctcccgtcgctcctgcatttatttgaaaatagggaggtttcaaagtttacaagacataacgtactaagctacaagacacaacacactaagggtagggtttcaaggggaaaacatgggaccaacacctgccacgtcccggccacgtccttctctctgatgattcctgctgagtcatctaatgcaagctaagcaaataaatgataacttctacaatatatttaacagtaacGTCAGACAGTGCTCATCAGAAAAACCCgggaataatattaaaattagaatgtatttcataaaacaaTTGAGAGAGAAGTGAACCCACCTGCTCTGCGTAGCACAATTCGAGGCTGCAGATTGAAcgcagcgtccagtagttgacgttgtggctccttctcctcttttgggccacaaagttcctcctcgtactctgctgtccttgcacacattttcacacgacgatcgcaacactttccgctctacgttggagggatgagaaaagcaagTGCAAATCGAACATGTGAAACATTGAACTCAAGATTCAGATTTGGACATTGTGAGTTAAACAGTACGTTAGTTAAAATGGCAAAGCACCAAAGTCAGTTCAGAAAACAATTGTTCGAGGATATTATTTTAGTATCTCAGACAAAGCTTACATAATGTAGTAGTTGGCGTGTGTGTTATTTTCTCTCCATTTAAGTGTTAGCATTAGATACTCGGAGGTGGCGGAAAGAAGAACACTTTACCTGACGCTTGATCTCTGCTGAGCGAAGTGTTGCTCACAAACGTGTCTCTTTGTTAGCCAGATAAGCTAAAataagctaagctaggctaggccgagaagcttcaacgtgcacgaGACGACTCCAACCGGACACGAAGATTGCACGAATGATGTTTTGTCCACTAAAATCGCGATCAGGGGCGTCAAGCGTCGAGGATTCACAGCATTCGGTCCAAATTCAGGAAGATTTGCTGAAGCACGATCGTCCCTCCTCCCGCACGGCGAGAAGGGAAAGGAGATGTATTACCCATGATCCTTTACGGCAGGCCACCGGTTTGAGCCAAACGAAGTCaaaccagccgcccctaattttgttcatactcggcattacggtaataagccgCCAACGAGCggcaccttcaaaataaaatcgcCCGACAGGGACGTCAATGCTTcggattaaaaataattatattaaatatatatatatatatatatatatatatatatatatatatatatatatatatatatatatatatatatatatatatatatatatgagagaaAGTAAACTATGCCAGGACTACAACCAGCAAGGGTCATTCTGATCTTGAGATAGATTaaaaattcaagtttatttgaaaTCTGCACACATGACTGcaagtatatcttttttttataaatttgatttgaatttttCATGTGAAAAGAATTGCCCAGGTCCGCTCGAACCCGAACCCGAGGATTCAGATATTGATGTTTGGAGAATTGGTATCGATAATTATCTCAATAAAAGTGCAATGAACATTGTTACGATGTGGGAAACACCTGAACTGGGCTAAAGGTCATTGTGATTGAGACGTTGAATGCAAGTAGGCCTAAGCTAATAAGTGTCAGTCAAAGCCTACACAGCTATCAGCAGCAAtgaaatgacaggaaaatctcgggagttggttgacatgatgattcggagaaaggttgatatattgatatattgtgtgtccaggagaccaggtggaaaggcagtaaggctagaagtttaggggcagggtttaaattattttaccatggtgtagatgggaagagaaatggagtcggggttattttaaaagaagagttggctaagaatgtcttggaggtgaaaagactatcagatcgagtgatgaggctgaaatttgaaattgagggtgttatgtgtcatgtgattagtggctatgccccacaggtaggatgtgacctagaggtgaaagagaaattctggaaggagcgagacgaagtagttctgagcatcccagacagagagagagtcgtaattggtgcagattgtaatggacatgttggtgaaggtaataagggtgatgaagaagtgatgggtaagtacggtatccaggaaaggaacttggagggacagatggtggtagactttgcaacaaggatgcaaatggctgtcgtgaacacatttttccagaagaggcacgaacatagggtgacctacaagagcggaggtagaagcacacaggtggattacatcttgtgcagacgatgtaatctgaaggaggttaccaactgtaaggtagtggtaggggagagtgtggctagacagcataggatggtggtgtgtaagatgactctggtggtggggaggaagattaggaagacaaaggcagagaagagaaccatgtggtggatgctgagacaggacgagtgttgtgcagcttttcgggaagaggtgaggcaggctctcggtggacgggaggagctacCAGAAGACTgcaccactgcagccaaggtgatcagagaagaaggcaggagagtacttggtgtatcttctggcaggaaaggagagaaggagacttggtggtggaacctcacagtacaggaaatcatacaaggaaaaag is part of the Phyllopteryx taeniolatus isolate TA_2022b chromosome 23, UOR_Ptae_1.2, whole genome shotgun sequence genome and encodes:
- the LOC133472554 gene encoding oocyte zinc finger protein XlCOF6.1-like isoform X2 yields the protein MCARTAEYEEELCGPKEEKEPQRQLLDAAFNLQPRIVLRRADVSENLHPERQQSVSPHIKEEEEDEEVQHIKEEEEEFLHMKEEEQEEIIKVPSTGVPLKSEDEGRSEERRGAEPPNSNISSDGNHCGGSQTDGDDDDDVDEQLEGDMTCHTTNKCWKCSKCRKTFASKSNFKRHMKIHTGEKPFACSVCGQRFSRKGSLKIHTRTHTGEKPFACSVCGQRFSRKGSLKIHTRTHTGEKPFACSVCGQRFSRKERLKIHTRTHTGEKPFACSVCGQRFSQKQHLKIHTKTHTGEKPFACSVCGQRFSRKESLKIHTRTHTGEKPFGCSVCGQRFTQKGYLKMHTRTHTGEKPFVCSVCGKGFPHKRHLTGHTRTHTGEKPFSCSVCGQRFSRKARVKTHKCPGETSSDQEAFNANVNV
- the LOC133472554 gene encoding gastrula zinc finger protein XlCGF57.1-like isoform X1 → MCARTAEYEEELCGPKEEKEPQRQLLDAAFNLQPRIVLRRADVSENLHPERQQSVSPHIKEEEEDEEVQHIKEEEEEFLHMKEEEQEEIIKVPSTGVPLKSEDEGRSEERRGAEPPNSNISSDGNHCGGSQTDGDDDDDVDEQLEGDMTCHTTNKCWKCSKCRKTFASKSNFKRHMKIHTGEKPFACSVCGQRFSRKGSLKIHTRTHTGEKPFACSVCGQRFSRKGSLKIHTRTHTGEKPFACSVCGQRFSRKERLKIHTRTHTGEKPFACSVCGQRFSQKQHLKIHTKTHTGEKPFACSVCGQRFSRKESLKIHTRTHTGEKPFGCSVCGQRFTQKGYLKMHTRTHTGEKPFVCSVCGKGFPHKRHLTGHTRTHTGEKPFSCSVCGQRFSVKSNLKIHTRTHAGEKPFACSVCGQRFSQKESLKIHTRTHTGEKPFACSVCGQRFSQKGTLKIHTRMHTGEKPFACSVCGQRFSQKGSLITHTRTHTGEKPFGCSVCGQRFTQKGYLKMHTSTHTGEKPFSCSGCGQRFSRKARVKTHKCPGETSSDQEAFNANVNV